A region of Thiofilum sp. DNA encodes the following proteins:
- a CDS encoding substrate-binding domain-containing protein has product MSLKALSQRLGLSQTTISRALNGYPEVNEKTRQRVQEAARELNYRPNPHAKSLATGRTGHIGLILPMEQNLLAEPTFSEFLAGLAYYLNEHHMDITILPVNYDAELDAYTQLALSGRVDGMVISSPLLQDERVARLAQSGFPCVVHGRTACEFPYSYLDIDNKGAFFKATSLLLDLGHERIGLINGDERLTFAHDRHQGYKAALEQHQISYDPALTYSNSGMREEDGFIAVAKMLMLKPRPSAFVMTSMIHALGALRAIRQHGLEPGRDISLIAHDDGLPYLAADKFDPPLTTIYSPIRPAGYEVAQMLQHNIQQNDPLMAKVQRVLEVELVMRSSTRPRRV; this is encoded by the coding sequence ATGAGTCTTAAAGCCCTTTCTCAGCGGCTGGGATTATCACAAACCACTATTAGCCGTGCTCTCAACGGCTACCCTGAGGTTAATGAAAAAACCCGTCAGCGTGTACAAGAAGCTGCTCGAGAATTAAATTATCGACCGAACCCGCATGCTAAATCGCTGGCGACGGGTCGCACCGGTCATATCGGGCTGATACTGCCTATGGAGCAAAATCTCTTGGCAGAACCGACCTTTAGCGAGTTTTTAGCAGGGCTGGCTTATTACCTGAATGAGCATCATATGGATATTACTATCCTGCCTGTTAATTACGATGCGGAACTCGATGCTTACACTCAGCTCGCGCTTTCGGGGCGTGTGGATGGAATGGTGATTAGCAGTCCTTTGCTTCAGGACGAGCGGGTAGCGCGTTTAGCTCAATCGGGTTTTCCCTGTGTGGTACATGGGCGTACTGCTTGTGAATTCCCCTACAGTTATTTGGATATTGATAATAAGGGTGCTTTTTTTAAGGCTACTAGCCTGTTATTGGATTTAGGACATGAACGTATTGGTTTAATCAATGGGGATGAGCGCCTTACCTTTGCTCATGATCGTCATCAAGGTTATAAAGCAGCATTGGAGCAACATCAGATTAGCTATGACCCTGCTCTGACTTATTCAAATAGCGGTATGCGTGAAGAGGACGGGTTTATTGCCGTGGCTAAAATGCTTATGCTCAAGCCACGCCCTAGTGCTTTTGTGATGACCAGCATGATTCACGCTTTAGGCGCGTTACGCGCTATTCGCCAACACGGTCTCGAACCCGGTCGGGACATTTCATTGATTGCGCATGATGATGGTTTGCCTTATCTGGCGGCGGATAAGTTTGATCCTCCCCTAACGACTATCTACTCACCGATTAGACCCGCTGGTTATGAGGTGGCACAAATGCTCCAGCATAATATTCAACAAAATGATCCCCTTATGGCTAAAGTTCAACGCGTTTTGGAAGTAGAATTAGTGATGCGCAGCTCTACTCGCCCTAGACGAGTTTGA